A DNA window from Aythya fuligula isolate bAytFul2 chromosome 4, bAytFul2.pri, whole genome shotgun sequence contains the following coding sequences:
- the HAND2 gene encoding heart- and neural crest derivatives-expressed protein 2: MSLVGGFPHHPVVHHEGYPFAAAAAAAAAAATRCGHEENPYFHGWLISSHPEMSPPDYSMALSYSPEYANGAPGMDHSHYGGVPPGSGPPGLGGPRPVKRRGTANRKERRRTQSINSAFAELRECIPNVPADTKLSKIKTLRLATSYIAYLMDLLAKDDQNGEAEAFKAEIKKTDVKEEKRKKELNEILKSTVSSNDKKTKGRTGWPQHVWALELKQ, translated from the exons ATGAGTCTAGTGGGCGGCTTCCCCCACCACCCGGTGGTGCACCATGAGGGCTACCCCttcgccgccgccgctgccgccgccgccgccgccgccacccgcTGCGGCCACGAGGAGAACCCCTACTTCCACGGCTGGCTCATCAGCAGCCACCCGGAGATGTCCCCCCCCGACTACAGCATGGCTCTGTCCTACAGCCCCGAGTACGCCAACGGGGCGCCGGGCATGGACCACTCCCATTACGGGGGGGTGCCGCCCGGGAGCGGCCCGCCCGGGCTCGGGGGGCCCCGGCCGGTGAAGCGCAGGGGCACGGCGAACCGCAAGGAGCGGCGCAGGACTCAGAGCATCAACAGCGCCTTCGCGGAGCTGCGGGAGTGCATCCCCAACGTGCCCGCTGACACCAAGCTCTCCAAGATCAAAACCCTCCGCCTGGCCACCAGCTACATCGCCTACCTCATGGACCTGCTCGCGAAGGACGACCAGAACGGGGAGGCGGAGGCCTTCAAGGCAGAGATCAAGAAGACAGACgtgaaggaggagaagaggaagaaagagctg AACGAAATCTTGAAAAGCACAGTTAGCAGCAACGATAAGAAAACCAAAGGGAGGACTGGCTGGCCGCAGCATGTCTGGGCTTTGGAGCTCAAGCAGTGA